From Sporosarcina sp. Te-1, the proteins below share one genomic window:
- a CDS encoding DUF6054 family protein — protein sequence MSKETFQVSISPREARGLIENEILQRNISGTLVDSYSRQVGEYEMHVLIMEKYYMRSNNRASVTSTIDNFDGVTTVHVVAAGSSEGVFFRFDWGAGSNFANSVTRALAPHRIGGEDRFDF from the coding sequence ATGTCAAAAGAAACTTTTCAAGTGAGCATATCGCCTAGAGAGGCCAGAGGTTTGATTGAAAATGAAATATTGCAGCGTAACATTAGCGGTACGCTGGTTGACAGTTATTCACGCCAGGTCGGCGAGTACGAAATGCATGTGCTGATCATGGAGAAATATTATATGCGGTCTAATAATCGGGCTTCTGTCACGTCGACCATTGATAATTTTGATGGTGTGACGACTGTTCATGTGGTGGCGGCTGGCAGCTCGGAAGGTGTGTTTTTTCGGTTTGACTGGGGCGCTGGCAGTAATTTTGCGAATAGCGTCACCCGAGCGCTTGCGCCTCACCGGATCGGAGGGGAAGATCGCTTTGATTTCTGA
- a CDS encoding phosphotransferase enzyme family protein, with translation MISEVMGKFAEEPLTSHEILRDNERLVAEVVVNGATFYLKGEKIEKPFLERLIAYIREASMSGLPYIGPEKTLDGTDYVEHEGLLFILERKGKGAEVEGINLRHIEEIACLMGMEHALSLSRELRLGRGTSWGMFGGNATEELGDYDENELCFLDLMQALKEDGSFPEELELICRLYESRRAALEQVWGDLPIGATQGDLAPYNMLFDGNRISAVYDYDIAGDERFVNGCVASAIYLAWHYDGFKGEESEEERYEAFLEAYTRERPFTELELQVIPDLFAVIRPFRYDRVEKGIEQIKQGKGMQFIEETISLLQS, from the coding sequence TTGATTTCTGAAGTGATGGGTAAGTTCGCAGAGGAGCCGCTCACAAGTCATGAAATATTGAGGGATAACGAACGGCTTGTTGCAGAAGTCGTGGTGAACGGAGCCACATTTTATTTGAAAGGTGAAAAAATCGAGAAACCATTCCTTGAGAGACTAATTGCCTACATCCGCGAGGCGAGCATGTCCGGCTTGCCGTATATCGGACCAGAAAAAACGCTGGACGGGACAGATTATGTGGAGCATGAGGGCTTGCTATTCATTCTCGAACGGAAAGGCAAAGGGGCAGAAGTGGAAGGAATCAATCTGCGGCACATAGAAGAGATCGCCTGTTTGATGGGGATGGAACATGCGCTTTCCCTCTCCCGCGAGCTGCGTCTTGGAAGAGGGACTTCCTGGGGGATGTTCGGAGGAAATGCAACCGAGGAGCTCGGTGATTACGACGAAAATGAATTATGCTTTCTGGACTTGATGCAGGCGCTGAAGGAGGATGGCTCCTTTCCCGAGGAACTGGAGTTGATTTGCCGTCTGTATGAATCTAGGCGAGCTGCCCTCGAACAAGTTTGGGGCGACCTGCCAATCGGAGCGACGCAAGGCGATTTGGCGCCGTATAATATGCTTTTTGATGGCAATCGGATTTCTGCTGTGTATGATTATGATATCGCGGGAGATGAGCGTTTTGTGAACGGTTGTGTAGCGAGCGCTATCTATCTCGCCTGGCATTATGATGGATTCAAAGGAGAGGAATCCGAAGAAGAGCGATATGAAGCCTTCTTGGAGGCCTACACGAGAGAGCGGCCCTTTACGGAGCTTGAATTACAGGTGATCCCTGATTTGTTCGCAGTCATACGGCCTTTCCGGTATGATCGGGTGGAGAAAGGGATTGAACAGATTAAACAGGGCAAGGGAATGCAATTTATCGAGGAGACGATTTCTTTATTACAAAGCTGA
- a CDS encoding MFS transporter, protein MKKLSRNRLLAIAGTGWMFDAMDVGILSFVIAAVAVEWHLSPAEMGWIGSVNSIGMAVGAFAFGLLADRIGRKAVFMMTLVLFSVASGLSALTSTLALFLILRFLVGAGLGGELPVASTLVSESVQAKERGRVVVLLESFWAVGWLIAALIAYFIIPKFGWRVALMLTALPALYAIYIRRNLPDSPKFVAEGKPKQSVWFKITSIWHKPYGRRTLMLWIVWFTVVFSYYGMFLWLPSVMVMKGFDMIKSFGYVLLMTLAQLPGYFTAAWLIERVGRKFVLATYLLGTAASAFSFGNADHLAWLLTSGALLSFFNLGAWGALYAYSPEQYPTEVRATGSGMAAAVGRIGGIFGPLLVGWMLTAGYDFNIIFSIFCGAIVIGVIAVLALGTETKQMELE, encoded by the coding sequence ATGAAGAAATTATCCCGCAACCGGCTGTTGGCCATTGCCGGCACGGGTTGGATGTTTGATGCAATGGATGTGGGAATCTTATCCTTCGTCATCGCGGCGGTAGCGGTGGAGTGGCATTTATCTCCTGCTGAAATGGGCTGGATTGGCAGTGTCAATTCAATTGGAATGGCGGTCGGCGCCTTTGCCTTCGGTTTGCTGGCTGATCGGATTGGGCGAAAGGCAGTATTCATGATGACACTTGTTCTTTTTTCTGTGGCGAGTGGATTGTCGGCTCTCACTTCAACCTTGGCCTTATTTTTGATTCTTCGTTTTTTAGTGGGAGCAGGGCTTGGCGGGGAATTGCCAGTCGCGTCGACTTTGGTGTCTGAAAGTGTCCAAGCAAAAGAACGGGGCCGAGTGGTCGTCCTGCTGGAAAGTTTTTGGGCGGTCGGATGGCTGATCGCCGCGTTGATTGCGTATTTTATCATCCCGAAATTCGGCTGGCGGGTGGCATTGATGTTAACTGCTTTGCCAGCATTATACGCAATTTATATACGGAGGAACTTGCCGGACTCTCCAAAGTTTGTAGCGGAAGGCAAGCCGAAGCAATCCGTCTGGTTTAAAATTACATCCATTTGGCACAAGCCGTATGGCCGCCGGACGCTCATGCTGTGGATCGTTTGGTTTACCGTCGTCTTCTCGTATTATGGCATGTTCCTTTGGCTGCCGAGCGTCATGGTCATGAAAGGATTCGATATGATCAAAAGCTTCGGCTACGTCCTTTTAATGACATTGGCTCAACTGCCAGGTTACTTCACGGCTGCGTGGTTGATCGAACGGGTCGGACGAAAGTTCGTCTTGGCAACATATCTTCTCGGAACGGCAGCCAGCGCATTCTCCTTCGGCAACGCGGATCATCTTGCTTGGCTGCTTACTTCCGGCGCTTTGTTGTCGTTTTTCAATCTGGGGGCATGGGGTGCATTGTATGCCTATTCACCTGAGCAATATCCGACAGAAGTGCGGGCAACGGGTTCTGGGATGGCAGCCGCAGTCGGACGGATTGGCGGCATCTTCGGTCCCTTGCTTGTCGGCTGGATGCTGACCGCAGGCTATGATTTCAATATCATCTTCTCTATTTTCTGCGGTGCTATCGTAATCGGAGTCATTGCAGTGCTGGCTTTAGGAACTGAAACGAAACAAATGGAATTAGAATGA